CTGGCCTCCATGCTGTGGGCGGCGGGCGTGGCTGCCGCGGCACGGGCCTTCCTGCTCTGAGTCGACGATCCCGTACGCTGGAGCCATGAGTATTTTTGCAGTTGAGTACGTGTACGACGCCGATTCCGCCTCCATCCGTGATGAGCACCGCCCCACCCACCGCCAGTGGCTGTCCGGCCTGGTGGACCAGGGACGCCTGCTGGCCTCGGGTCCGTTTACTGACGGCGCCGGCGCGCTGCTGATTTTCACCGCCGAGGACGAAGTTGATCTTTCCAACCTCCTCATGCAGGATCCCTTCGCCGCCGTGGGCGCCATTTCGGGCATGAAGACCACCGAATGGGAGCCGGCAGTGGGCGCCTTCGCCCATCTCGTCTAAGCCCTGAACGATATCCGTACACCCCGCACCGGTGCGGGGTGGATAATGGATTAGCGCATCCGCAGTGCGCTTTAGCCGAATAACTGCCGATAAGGCACATGGAGGACGTTTTGACCTCGGTCAACCTTGGAATGCCAGCAGCACCGCCGCCCACCCTTGCACCGCGGCGCAAAACCCGCCAGATCAAAGTGGGGTCAGTGGGGGTTGGATCCGATTTCCCCATCAGCGTCCAGTCCATGACGACCACGCCCACCACGGACATCAACGCCACCCTGCAGCAGATTGCCGAGCTGACGGCCTCCGGCTGCGACATTGTCCGGGTGGCCTGCCCCAGTGCCGATGACGCAGCAGCGCTGCCGATCATCGCCAAGAAGTCGCAGATCCCCGTGATCGCTGACATCCACTTCCAGCCGAAGTACGTCTTCGCCGCTATTGAGGCCGGCTGCGCCGCGGTCCGGGTGAACCCGGGCAACATCCGGAAGTTCGACGACCAGATCAAGGAAATCGCGCAGGCCGCCAAGGACCACGGCACCTCCATCCGGATCGGCGTCAACGCCGGGTCGCTGGATCCGCGCCTGCTCGCCAAATACGGCAAGGCCACCCCCGAGGCCCTGGTGGAATCCGCTGTCTGGGAAGCGTCCCTGTTCGAGGAACACGACTTCCATGACTTCAAGATCTCCGTGAAGCACAACGACCCCGTGGTCATGGTCCGCGCCTACGAGCTCCTCGCCGAACGCGGGGACTGGCCGCTGCACCTGGGCGTCACCGAAGCCGGTCCGGCGTTCCAGGGGACCATCAAGTCCGCCACCGCCTTCGGTGCGCTGCTGGCGAAGGGCATCGGCGATACCATCCGCGTCTCGCTGTCCGCTCCTCCCGTGGAGGAAATCAAGGTGGGCAACCAGATCCTGCAGTCGCTGAACCTGCGGCCGCGCAAGCTGGAAATTGTGTCCTGCCCCTCCTGCGGCCGCGCGCAGGTTGACGTGTACACTCTCGCAGAGCAGGTAACCGCCGGGCTCGAAGGCATGGACGTTCCGCTTCGCGTCGCCGTCATGGGCTGCGTCGTCAACGGACCCGGTGAAGCCCGTGAAGCTGACCTCGGCGTGGCCTCCGGCAACGGCAAAGGCCAGATCTTTGTGAAGGGAGAGGTCATTAAGACTGTTCCCGAAGACCAGATCGTTGAGACCCTCATTGAAGAGGCTATGAAGATCGCAGAAAGTATGGGGGAGTCCGATGGCGAAAATGCTGGCACGGGTGGCCCCATGGTTACTGTCGGCTAGGACCGGCGCCACTTCACGCAGCGGGCAGGATGTCCGCGGCGGCCATTCCGGGACGCTCCGCGTCCTGGACGCGGAAGACACGGCTGCCCTCTGGGCCCTGGCCGAGGCTGACCCGGTTGCCAATATCTTCCTGCTCTCCCAGCTCGAGACGACCCGCAGCGCTGCGCCCACGCCGGCCGGCGGGCGGGTCGTCGGCGTTTTCGACGGCGGGGAACTCACCGCCGCCTGCTGGGCCGGGGTCAATGTGGTGCCCGTGGGCGTCACGGCGGACACCGGCCCGGAAATCGGCGCTTACCTGGCACGGTCCGGACGCCGCTACTCGTCCATTTTCGGACCCGCCGAGGCAGTGCTGTCCATCTGGTCCCAGCTGCAGTACTCCAGCCCCCAGCCCTTTGACGTGCGCAGCGACCAGCCGCTGCTGCAGATGACCGGGGTTTCTCAGGTGCAGCCGGCTCCCGGGCTGCGTTACGCCCAGCCCTCGGAACTCGACGTCCTGCTGCCCGCCTGCGCCGCCATGTTCGAGGAGGAGGTGGGGTACTCGCCCGTCTCGGGCGGCAGCCACCACTACCGGCAGCGGGTCAAATCCCTGATCGCCCGGCAGCAGTCCCTGGTGGACTTCGACGCCTCCGGCCAGGTGGTGTTCAAGGCCGAGCTCGGCACCGTTTCCAGCAGCGCCGTCCAGATCCAGGGCGTCTGGATGAACCCGGCGTACCGCGGCCGCGGCCTCAGCGCCCCGTACATGTCAGCCGTAGTGGAGGCTGCCCGGCAGGTTGCCCCGGTGGTCAGCCTGTACGTCAATTCCTACAACGCCCCGGCGCGGGCCACCTACGAAACCGTGGGCTTCGAGCAGGTGGGCACCTTCGCCACCATCCTGTTCTGACTTCCTGTGACGGCAACCGCCTCAGCAGCAGGCACCCTCAACCTGTCCGGCGGCAGCGGCAGCACGCGCTAGATTAGAGGGGAGCGTTATTTCCCTTTTGTCCCAGCTTGAATGCAGCCCCGGCTGCAGAAACGGATACCCAGCGTGGTCCTTCGACTCTCCACTCTTTTCCTGCGCACTTTGCGCGAAGACCCCTCCGACGCCGACGTCGCCAGCCACCGCCTGCTGGTGCGTGCCGGGTACATCCGCCGTGCCGCCCCCGGGATCTATTCCTGGCTGCCCCTGGGGCTGCGCGTCCTGGGCAAGGTCGAGACCATTATCCGCGAGGAAATGGCAGCCATCGGCGCCCAGGAAGTGCACTTCCCGGCCCTGCTGCCGCGTGAACCCTACGAGGCCACCAACCGCTGGACCGAGTACGGCGACAACCTGTTCCGCCTGCAGGACCGCAAGGGCAACGACTACCTGCTGGCCCCCACGCACGAGGAAATGTTCGCGCTGCTGGTCAAGGACCTGTACAACTCGTACAAGGACCTGCCGGTCTCGCTGTTCCAGATCCAGAACAAGTACCGCGACGAGGCCCGGCCGCGCGCCGGCCTGCTGCGCGGCCGCGAATTCATCATGAAGGACTCCTACTCCTTCGACATCGACGACGACGGCCTGGAGGCCAGCTACCAGGCGCACCGCGGCGCCTACCTGCGCATCTTCGAGCGCCTCGGCCTGGAGATCGTTGTGGTATCGGCAGTCTCCGGCGCCATGGGCGGCTCCAAGAGCGAAGAGTTCCTGCATCCGACGCCGGTCGGCGAGGACACTTACGTGCGTTCCGCCGGCGGTTATGCGGCCAATGTGGAAGCCGTCAGCACCGTTCCGCCCGCCGAGATCGACTTCGCCGGCGCTCCCGAAGCGAAGGTCGTGGACACCCCGGACACCCCGACGATCGACACCCTGGTCGCCGACGTCAATGCCCGCTTTGCCCGCGAATCCGGGGAATGGACCGCCGCTGACACGCTGAAGAACGTCGTCCTGGCCGTCACGCTGCCCACCGGCGAACGCCGGATCGTCGTCGTCGGCGTTCCCGGCGACCGCGCCGTGGACCTCAAGCGCATCGAAGCCAACATCGCCGCCCACGTGGAGATCGGCGGCGAACTGGAAGTCGACGCCGCCACCGACGAAGACATCAAGAAGCACCCCGGCCTGGTCAAGGGCTACATTGGCCCGGGCCTGTCCGTTGACGAGCCGGTGCTGGGCACCGAATCCGCCACCGGCCTGCTGTACCTGGTGGACCCCCGCGTGGTCTCCGGCACCAGCTGGATCACCGGTGCGAACGCCCCGGGCAAACACGTGATCGGCCTCGTTGCCGGCCGCGACTTCACCTGGGACGGCGTCATTGAAGCCGTCGAGGTGCGCGAGGGCGACGAAGCTCCGGACGGATCCGGTCCGCTCGAAGCCGCCCGCGGCATCGAAATGGGCCACATCTTCCAGCTTGGCCGCAAGTACGCCGAGGCCCTGGGCGTGAAGGTCCTGGACAAGAACGGCAAGCTCGTCACGGTGACCATGGGCTCCTACGGCGTGGGCGTCACCCGCGCGGTCGCGGCGCTGGCCGAGTCCAACCACGACGAGAAGGGCATTGTCTGGCCGCGCGCCGTCGCCCCGGCCGATGTCCACGTGGTGGCCACCGGCCGCGGCGAGGAGATCTTCGCAGCGGCAGCCAAGCTGTCCGAGGACCTCGAAGCCGCCGGACTGGAAGTCATCTATGACGACCGTCCCAAGGTCTCACCCGGCGTGAAGTTCGGCGACGCCGAGCTCATCGGCGTGCCGACGATCCTCGTGGTCGGCCGCGGCCTGGCCGACGGCGTCGTCGAGGTCAAGGACCGCGCCAGCGGCGTTGCCGAAAACGTGCCGGTGGCGGAAGCGGTGGAGTACGTGCGCGGCGCAGCAGCGCTGTAGCACCCAGTGATCTCCGGTCTCGAGGAGATTCAGCTCGCCACCATCCTCCTTGTGGTGGTGGCGGGCCTGGCCGCCGGCTGGGTGGACGCGGTGGTGGGCGGCGGCGGGCTGCTGCAGCTGCCGGCCCTGCTGCTGATTCCGGGGATCACGCCGGTGCAGGCGCTGGCGACGAACAAGATGGGGTCCATCTTCGGCACCACCACCAGCGCCATCACCTACTACCGGCGCGCACATCCGGACCTGCGCACCGCCCTGCCCATGGCCGGCGTCGCACTGGCGGGCAGCTTCGGGGGAGCGGTGCTCGCGACGTCGCTGCCGTCCTCGGTGTTCAAGCCGATCATCGTGGTGGCGCTGATTGTCGTGGCGGTGTTCACCGCGACCCAGCCGACGGTCGGTGAGCTGACCAAGCTGCGCCACCAGGGCCGCCGGCACTACGGGACGGCCGCGGGCATCGGCCTGGTGATCGGGTTCTATGACGGGCTGATCGGTCCGGGAACCGGCTCCTTCCTGATCATCTCCATGGTCACCTTCCTCGGCTACAAC
This genomic interval from Arthrobacter sp. zg-Y820 contains the following:
- a CDS encoding proline--tRNA ligase, with the translated sequence MVLRLSTLFLRTLREDPSDADVASHRLLVRAGYIRRAAPGIYSWLPLGLRVLGKVETIIREEMAAIGAQEVHFPALLPREPYEATNRWTEYGDNLFRLQDRKGNDYLLAPTHEEMFALLVKDLYNSYKDLPVSLFQIQNKYRDEARPRAGLLRGREFIMKDSYSFDIDDDGLEASYQAHRGAYLRIFERLGLEIVVVSAVSGAMGGSKSEEFLHPTPVGEDTYVRSAGGYAANVEAVSTVPPAEIDFAGAPEAKVVDTPDTPTIDTLVADVNARFARESGEWTAADTLKNVVLAVTLPTGERRIVVVGVPGDRAVDLKRIEANIAAHVEIGGELEVDAATDEDIKKHPGLVKGYIGPGLSVDEPVLGTESATGLLYLVDPRVVSGTSWITGANAPGKHVIGLVAGRDFTWDGVIEAVEVREGDEAPDGSGPLEAARGIEMGHIFQLGRKYAEALGVKVLDKNGKLVTVTMGSYGVGVTRAVAALAESNHDEKGIVWPRAVAPADVHVVATGRGEEIFAAAAKLSEDLEAAGLEVIYDDRPKVSPGVKFGDAELIGVPTILVVGRGLADGVVEVKDRASGVAENVPVAEAVEYVRGAAAL
- the ispG gene encoding flavodoxin-dependent (E)-4-hydroxy-3-methylbut-2-enyl-diphosphate synthase: MTSVNLGMPAAPPPTLAPRRKTRQIKVGSVGVGSDFPISVQSMTTTPTTDINATLQQIAELTASGCDIVRVACPSADDAAALPIIAKKSQIPVIADIHFQPKYVFAAIEAGCAAVRVNPGNIRKFDDQIKEIAQAAKDHGTSIRIGVNAGSLDPRLLAKYGKATPEALVESAVWEASLFEEHDFHDFKISVKHNDPVVMVRAYELLAERGDWPLHLGVTEAGPAFQGTIKSATAFGALLAKGIGDTIRVSLSAPPVEEIKVGNQILQSLNLRPRKLEIVSCPSCGRAQVDVYTLAEQVTAGLEGMDVPLRVAVMGCVVNGPGEAREADLGVASGNGKGQIFVKGEVIKTVPEDQIVETLIEEAMKIAESMGESDGENAGTGGPMVTVG
- a CDS encoding GNAT family N-acetyltransferase, with protein sequence MAKMLARVAPWLLSARTGATSRSGQDVRGGHSGTLRVLDAEDTAALWALAEADPVANIFLLSQLETTRSAAPTPAGGRVVGVFDGGELTAACWAGVNVVPVGVTADTGPEIGAYLARSGRRYSSIFGPAEAVLSIWSQLQYSSPQPFDVRSDQPLLQMTGVSQVQPAPGLRYAQPSELDVLLPACAAMFEEEVGYSPVSGGSHHYRQRVKSLIARQQSLVDFDASGQVVFKAELGTVSSSAVQIQGVWMNPAYRGRGLSAPYMSAVVEAARQVAPVVSLYVNSYNAPARATYETVGFEQVGTFATILF
- a CDS encoding TSUP family transporter, with the translated sequence MISGLEEIQLATILLVVVAGLAAGWVDAVVGGGGLLQLPALLLIPGITPVQALATNKMGSIFGTTTSAITYYRRAHPDLRTALPMAGVALAGSFGGAVLATSLPSSVFKPIIVVALIVVAVFTATQPTVGELTKLRHQGRRHYGTAAGIGLVIGFYDGLIGPGTGSFLIISMVTFLGYNFLAASAKAKIVNMATNLGALAFFLPNGALLWGIGLILGFANMIGGYIGARMAVKQGSKFIRVVFLVVVGALICKLGYDVWVENIRG
- a CDS encoding YciI family protein; this encodes MSIFAVEYVYDADSASIRDEHRPTHRQWLSGLVDQGRLLASGPFTDGAGALLIFTAEDEVDLSNLLMQDPFAAVGAISGMKTTEWEPAVGAFAHLV